A part of Hippopotamus amphibius kiboko isolate mHipAmp2 chromosome 16, mHipAmp2.hap2, whole genome shotgun sequence genomic DNA contains:
- the LOC130839292 gene encoding proline-rich protein 36-like, translating into MSLGWLPRLQGGRQVLCGPGWGPRSRRSPLAASPGLALSPSLASLSALLIPSMFPAPFFPPHSSRLASIHPLHSLDLPSLCPSPWPPRVCVWPWQDPSFPASVFAPLSPLPSSSPRSLHLFLSPFLLSHSRLPLSIPLQAHLSHIHCLSLSLSHPQTHTLTHSLTPSLSLLIFCHLPAILLSPPGSLLPFCLPNSPSLPLSSPDVSESLLVSSPPSQVCLRRGSRPSSAHLFSPPASLFSFPPSHISAPGFLSSPLSLLLLYLVFSPFSSASFLSSTCSLPPCPLPVCPFFLSSFKSTSSPPSLPLVSTPPPPPSLPSVSSSVFSSSYSSLCAPCLSHLSLSTPSVPFLSLLSFFLLPSL; encoded by the coding sequence ATGTCCTTGGGGTGGCTGCCCAGGCTTCAAGGAGGGAGACAGGTCCTCTGTGGGCCGGGCTGGGGTCCGAGGAGCCGCCGCTCACCCCTCGCAGCGTCTCCTGGCCTCGCGCTGTCGCCTAGTCTTGCCTCCCTTTCCGCTCTTCTCATTCCCTCCATGTTCCCCGCTCCCTTCTTTCCACCACATTCCTCCCGGCTGGCCTCCATCCACCCTCTCCACAGCCTGgacctcccctccctctgcccctccccttgGCCTccaagagtgtgtgtgtggcccTGGCAGGATCCCTCTTTCCCTGCTTCTGTGTTTgcacctctctctccccttccctcctcctctccccgctccctccatctttttctctcccctttcctcctctcccactctcgtctgcctctctccatccctctccaaGCCCATCTCTCCCACATccattgtctctctctctctctctcacacccacaaacacacacactcactcattcactcactccctCACTCTCTCTTCTCATCTTCTGCCATCTCCCTgccatccttctctctccccccgggtctctcctccccttctgtctccccaactccccatctctccctctttcctccccagaTGTCTCTGAGTCTCTCCtcgtctcctcccctccctctcaggTCTGTCTCCGGCGTGGTTCTCGCCCCTCTTCGGCCCATCTcttctctcctccagcctccctcttttctttccccccctCCCATATCTCTGCCCCtggctttctctcctctcctctctcccttctcctactttatcttgttttctctcctttctcctctgcatctttcctttcttctacttgttCCCTTCCACCCTGCCCCCTGCCAGTTTgccccttttttctctcttctttcaaaaGCACTTCCTCTCCTCCGTCGCTTCCTCTTGTCTCaacgcctcctcctcctccctctctgccttccGTTTCCTCTTCTGTCTTCTCATCCTCCTACTCCTCCCTCTGTGCCCCCTGCCTGTCCCATCTCAGTCTCTCCACTCCCTctgtccccttcctctcccttctttccttctttctcctcccctctctctga